The proteins below are encoded in one region of Lactuca sativa cultivar Salinas chromosome 3, Lsat_Salinas_v11, whole genome shotgun sequence:
- the LOC111908749 gene encoding paired amphipathic helix protein Sin3-like 2 produces MKRLRDDVFSNSQIKRPFGSSRGESYGQPQIPGGGGGGGGGGEAAGGVGGGGGASSAQKLTTNDALTYLKEVKDMFQDQREKYDMFLDVMKDFKAQRIDTTGVIARVKELFKGHNNLIFGFNTFLPKGYEITVIEDDEAPPKRTIEFEEAISFVNKIKKRFQNDDHVYKSFLDILNMYRKEHKGINEVYHEVATLFDDHPDLLDEFTRFLPDASAAASAHQASFLRQSYNRYDERSSAMAPLRHTQIDKQRGRRDKIIPPHGERDPSVEGHEMEDDKTMMKLHKEQRKRSEKEIRDRRNRDQDFKEPDIDANRDMKHLEKRKSARKVEDFGVNSGLAPYDDKDALKSLYSQEFTFCEKVKDRLRNTDDYQAFLKCLHIFSTEIITRKELQSLVSDLLGKHPDLMEGFSAFLERCENIDGFLAGVMDKKALWNEGHVSKSSRIEEKEREHRREADAAKEDMYKEKYWGKSIQELDLSNCQRCTPSYRLLPDDYPIPSVSQRSELGSQVLNDLWVSVTSGSEDYSFKHMRRNQYEESLFRCEDDRFELDMLLESVSSTSKRAEDLLNNINNKSITTEGPIRIEEHFTALDLRCIERLYGDHGLDVMDILRRNPSLALPVILTRLKQKQEDWSKCRSDFNKVWAEIYAKNHYKSLDHRSFYFKQQDSKNLSTKSLVAEIKEIKEKSQKDDDVVLSIAAGSRHYIVPNLEYEFKDKDIHEDLLKLIKYSCEEICTSKEQLNKVLRLWTSFLEPILGVPFRPQNPNSVEDAEISSHGVIVTPKTEINGNPDADCDNGAQTTLPDQDSNKNSLVNGDGLTLTKEEDLKTMVNGDKVSNSNGTWGLDSGPVDLSGREASTSRPNNVNEDAHESKSKIDKIPSSQHRDLITAANGGGLNEAAKIEKEEGELSPNNDFDEGNFVRYGDNNSHRGGGGGGDDEDSVNVSEGGGDVSGSESAADDCSQEDHEEGDDLDGDGDGDGKAESEGEAEGVEEDGGGGDLTILPPSEQFLSTAKPLAKRVAAPLCDNGEIKDLHVFYGNDSFYVLFRLHQVLYERLLSAKLNSTSAETKWRSSNKDTSSPDLYSRFMSALYNLLDGSADNAKFEDDCRAILGNQSYVLFTLDKLIYKLVKQLQSVAGDEMDNKLLQLYEYEKSRKPEKFIDSVYYENAHVLLHDENIYRFQCLTGPTSRLTVQLMDDGNEKPEVVAVSVDPNFASYLYKDFLSVAPTKKQSGILMNRNKRRFSDVDESSSITVAMEGADVVNGLEYKMSCSSSKISYVLDTEDYFRVRRKQRNVSSSSSSSHSQQAKIERFHKFLSTASVSV; encoded by the exons ATGAAACGATTACGAGATGATGTATTTAGTAACTCTCAAATTAAGCGACCTTTTGGTTCATCTCGTGGAGAATC ATATGGGCAACCCCAAATCCCTGGAGGagggggaggaggaggaggaggaggtgaagcagcAGGAGGGGTAGGTGGTGGAGGAGGTGCTAGTAGTGCCCAAAAACTCACTACAAATGATGCTTTGACATATTTAAAAGAGGTTAAGGACATGTTTCAAGATCAAAGAGAAAAATACGACATGTTTCTTGATGTTATGAAAGACTTTAAAGCTCAAAG AATTGATACTACTGGAGTCATAGCAAGAGTGAAAGAATTGTTTAAAGGGCATAATAATCTTATTTTTGGGTTCAACACTTTCTTGCCAAAAGGCTATGAAATTACAGTTATTGAAGATGATGAGGCTCCACCAAAAAGAACCATAGAGTTTGAGGAAGCTATAAGCTTTGTAAACAAAATAAAG AAACGTTTCCAAAATGATGATCATGTTTACAAATCGTTTCTAGACATCTTGAATATGTATAGAAAGGAACACAAGGGTATCAATGAAGTCTACCATGAG GTTGCCACACTTTTTGATGATCATCCTGATCTTCTTGATGAATTTACAAGATTTCTACCTGATGCTTCTGCTGCTGCATCTGCACATCAAGCTTCATTTCTAAGGCAATCTTACAACCGATATGATGAAAGAAGCTCAGCTATGGCTCCTCTAAGGCATACACAAATAGATAAG CAACGAGGGAGGAGAGATAAGATTATTCCTCCACATGGAGAGCGGGACCCAAGTGTTGAAGGTCATGAAATGGAAGATGATAAAACAATGATGAAACTTCACAAGGAGCAAAGAAAACGATCTGAAAAAGAAATCAGAGATAGAAGAAATCGTGATCAAGATTTTAAAGAGCCTGATATTGATGCTAATAGGGACATGAAACATCTTGAAAAAAGAAAATctgcaagaaaagttgaagattttggaGTGAATTCGGGTTTGGCTCCATATGATGATAAAGATGCTCTTAAAA GTTTATATAGCCAAGAATTTACTTTCTGTGAGAAAGTGAAGGATAGATTACGCAATACAGATGATTATCAAGCTTTCTTGAAGTGTCTACATATCTTTAGCACTGAAATAATTACAAGGAAAGAATTACAGAgcttg gtttcAGATTTACTCGGAAAGCATCCAGATCTTATGGAAGGATTTAGTGCATTTTTGGAACGTTGTGAAAATATAg ATGGATTCCTTGCGGGTGTGATGGATAAAA AAGCTTTATGGAATGAAGGGCATGTTTCTAAATCAAGTAGAATagaggagaaagagagagaacaTAGACGTGAAGCTGATGCTGCAAAAGAGGACATGTATAAAGAGAAATATTGGGGAAAAtcaattcaagaacttgatcttTCCAATTGTCAAAGATGCACACCTAGTTACAGACTTCTCCCTGATGAT TATCCAATACCTTCAGTAAGCCAAAGATCAGAGCTTGGATCTCAAGTACTTAATGATCTTTGGGTATCTGTAACTTCTGGAAGTGAAGATTATTCCTTCAAACACATGCGTAGAAACCAGTATGAAGAAAGCCTCTTCAGATGTGAGGACGATAG GTTTGAGCTGGATATGTTATTGGAATCTGTGAGTTCAACATCTAAACGTGCAGAAGATTTGTTGAACAACATCAACAACAAGTCAATCACTACAGAGGGCCCCATTCGTATTGAAGAGCATTTCACAG CTCTTGATTTGAGGTGTATTGAACGTTTATATGGTGATCATGGGCTTGATGTGATGGATATATTGAGAAGAAATCCATCTCTTGCATTACCTGTTATATTGACTCGATTGAAACAAAAACAAGAAGATTGGTCAAAGTGTAGGTCTGACTTTAACAAGGTGTGGGCTGAAATATATGCAAAGAATCATTACAAATCATTAGATCATCGTAGCTTCTATTTCAAGCAACAAGATTCAAAGAATCTCAGCACCAAAT CATTGGTGGctgaaatcaaagaaataaaGGAAAAAAGCCAGAAAGATGATGATGTTGTATTGAGTATTGCGGCTGGAAGTCGTCACTACATAGTTCCAAATCTTGAATATGAATTCAAAGACAAAGACATTCACGAAGActtattaaaactcataaaatattcATGTGAAGAAATCTGCACATCAAAGGAACAATTAAACAAAGTCTTAAGGCTATGGACCAGTTTCTTGGAGCCAATTTTAGGTGTCCCTTTTCGccctcaaaaccctaattctgttGAAGATGCTGAAATCTCAAGCCATGGTGTTATTGTTACTCCCAAAACTGAAATTAATGGAAATCCAGATGCTGATTGTGATAATGGGGCTCAAACTACATTACCTGATCAAGATTCAAACAAGAACAGTTTGGTCAATGGAGAtggtttgactttgaccaaggaagAAGACTTAAAGACCATGGTGAATGGAGATAAAGTGTCAAACTCTAATGGAACATGGGGTTTGGATTCTGGTCCTGTAGATTTATCTG GGCGTGAAGCAAGTACTTCTAGACCTAATAATGTTAATGAGGATGCTCATGAATCCAAGTCTAAGATTGACAAAATTCCTTCATCACAG CATCGGGATCTCATAACAGCTGCAAACGGAGGAGGTTTGAATGAAGCAGCTAAAATTGAGAAAGAAGAGGGCGAATTATCTCCAAATAATGATTTTGATGAGGGCAATTTCGTCAGATATGGAGATAACAATTCACAcaggggtggtggtggtggtggtgatgacgaGGACAGTGTGAATGTCTCTGAGGGCGGCGGTGATGTCTCCGGCAGTGAGTCAGCCGCCGATGATTGTTCGCAGGAAGATCATGAAGAAGGTGATGAtcttgatggtgatggtgatggtgatggtaagGCGGAGAGTGAAGGGGAGGCTGAGGGGGTGGAGgaggatggtggtggtggtgatttgACGATTTTGCCCCCGTCTGAGCAATTTTTGTCAACTGCAAAGCCATTAGCAAAACGTGTTGCAGCTCCTTTATGTGATAATGGTGAAATAAAAGATTTGCATGTCTTTTATGGGAATGATAGCTTTTATGTCCTCTTTAGGCTTCATCAA gtttTATATGAAAGGCTTTTATCAGCAAAACTGAATTCAACATCTGCTGAAACAAAGTGGAGAAGCTCCAACAAGGACACTTCCTCTCCAGATCTCTACTCAAg ATTTATGAGTGCTTTATACAACTTGCTTGATGGGTCAGCTGATAATGCAAAATTTGAAGACGATTGTCGTGCAATTTTAGGGAATCAATCTTATGTGTTATTCACTTTggataaattaatttataaactTGTCAAACAG CTTCAAAGTGTTGCAGGTGATGAAATGGACAACAAACTTCTTCAATTATACGAATATGAAAAATCAAGAAAACCAGAGAAATTTATTGATTCTGTTTACTATGAAAACGCACATGTGCTTCTTCATGATGAAAACATCTACAGATTTCAATGT TTGACCGGTCCCACGTCTCGTTTGACCGTTCAATTGATGGATGATGGAAATGAAAAGCCTGAAGTGGTTGCTGTTTCTGTGGATCCTAATTTTGCTTCTTATCTTTATAAAGATTTTCTTTCTGTTGCTCCTACAAAAAAACAATCTGGCATCTTAATGAACAG aaATAAAAGAAGATTTTCGGATGTGGATGAATCTTCGAGCATAACGGTTGCCATGGAAGGTGCTGATGTGGTGAATGGATTGGAGTATAAGATGTCTTGTAGCTCATCAAAG ATATCATATGTGCTGGATACAGAAGACTACTTTAGAGTAAGaagaaaacaaagaaatgtgtcatcatcatcttcttcttcacatAGTCAACAAGCCAAAATAGAAAGATTTCACAAATTCTTATCAACAGCTTCAGTCTCAGTTTGA
- the LOC111908751 gene encoding uncharacterized protein LOC111908751: MAAASSRAFLLSRFADISLFHHQPPPYSHHLLIRPLPPSFSAITASKKRPGPVAIVSCLISGVDGGGVSDEFVSTRRSVSFDREFSVIANMLKKIEPLDTSVISKGVSDSAKDSMKQTISTMLGLLPSDQFSVMVRVSKRPLDLLLSSSLITGYTLWNAEYRIMLMRNFEISPSNDSKKQNCGEDNEVSDEKVDKSECLCDSVVMECCTEESERLNLQSCLGDLTPEAMNYIQQLESELSTAKKELHGRKQENMQIENTRESDNDLLKYLRSLDPDMVNELSRPSSSEVEEVIQELVQCTSRKFFKEETTENLDIGSQENYPNDNDNFCDTIGTSRDYLAKLLFWCMLMGHHLRGLENRLHLSCAVGLL; the protein is encoded by the exons ATGGCGGCAGCTTCTTCTAGGGCTTTCTTGCTCTCTCGATTCGCCGACATCTCACTTTTTCACCACCAACCACCGCCCTACTCCCACCACCTCCTCATCCGTCCCTTGCCGCCTTCCTTCTCCGCCATCACCGCCTCCAAGAAACGTCCAGGTCCTGTTGCTATCGTCAGCTGTCTTATATCCGGAGTAGATGGCGGTGGCGTCTCCGATGAGTTTGTGTCCACACGCAGGTCCGTCTCGTTCGATCGTGAATTCTCCGTCATCGCCAACATGTTGAAGAAGATCGAGCCGTTGGATACTTCCGTGATCTCTAAAGGCGTTTCCGATTCCGCTAAGGATTCCATGAAGCAGACCATATCTACGATGCTAGGGTTGCTTCCATCGGATCAGTTCTCCGTTATGGTTAGAGTTTCGAAACGTCCTCTTGATCTCTTATTATCCTCTTCGTTAATCACAGG GTATACCTTGTGGAATGCTGAATACCGGATTATGCTGATGAGAAACTTTGAAATTTCTCCTTCTAATGATTCGAAAAAGCAAAATTGTGGCGAGGATAATGAGGTTTCAGATGAGAAAGTCGATAAAAGTGAATGTTTATGTGATAGTGTCGTGATGGAATGTTGCACTGAGGAATCCGAGAGGTTAAATCTACAAAGTTGTTTGGGTGATTTGACTCCTGAAGCCATGAATTACATCCAACAGTTGGAATCAGAGCTATCTACAGCCAAAAAG GAACTGCATGGTAGGAAGCAGGAGAATATGCAAATTGAAAACACAAGAGAAAGTGACAATGATCTATTGAAGTACTTGCGATCATTGGATCCTGACATG GTGAATGAACTATCAAGACCATCATCTTCAGAGGTTGAAGAGGTTATACAAGAACTTGTACAGTGTACATCAAGAAAGTTCTTCAAGGAAGAAACAACAGAAAATTTGGACATAGGAAGCCAAGAAAATTACCCAAATGATAATGATAACTTCTGTGACACCATTGGGACTTCACGAGATTACTTAGCAAAGTTGCTTTTCTG GTGTATGCTAATGGGGCATCATTTGAGAGGGTTGGAGAACAGATTACATCTGAGTTGTGCAGTGGGGTTGTTGTGA